ATCGGCATGACGAACACAGGCTAGCCATAGAGGTATGTCCCGGCAATGGGCAGAGCCCTGTCGAGCGGAAACCCACGAGCACACCACGTGCACGTTGTGTGCACATTAAGGTGCCGTGTGTGCGGCACGTCACAGGTGTCGCAGAGGTGGGGGGTTTTCTGTGCGTGACATGACCATGGGCTCGAACGTGTCGTTAACGGCCCTGAGCGAGAACGTCGGCTCCGCGATCGTCAGCCTGGGCTGGTCCAGCCCCACAGGGGAAGGCGACGCCGATGTGTCCGTCCTGCTGCTGGACGGGCACGGCAAGGTACGCAGCGACGCCGACTTCTACTTCTACAACAACCCGGTGGCCGCCGACGGCAGCGTGCAGCTGCTCGGCAAGGAGCCGACGGGGGACGGCAGCGAGGACCGGATCAGCTTCGACCTGACCGCGGTCCCGGCCGAGGTGGAGCGCATCGTCGTGGCCGCGAGCCGCTACGAGGGGGCGCGCTTCGGAGAGCTGGACGACCTGAAGGTGACGCTGGCCGACGCGGTGGGCGAGAGCCTCCTCCGGTTCGTCATCGAGGACGCCGGCCAGGTGAGCGCGATCATCTTCGGTGAGCTGTACCGGCGGGGCGAGGAGTGGAAGTTCCGGGCCGTCGGGCAGGGGTACGAGAGCGGGCTGGCGGGGCTGGCGACGGACTTCGGCGTCGACATCGAGGACGACGAGGCGGAGTCCGGGACGGAGGCGGCGCAGGAACCCGAAGCCGGCACACCCGACGCTCCGCCGCCGGCGACACTGGACGCCGTACCGGCACCGCGCCCGCCGGCCGAGGAGGAGGCCGCGCCGAAGAAGCGGGCGGCCCGGCCCCGGACAGCGAAGAAGAGGGTCACACCGCCCAGGGCGCCCGCGCAGAGCCTTGCGGAGAACGAGTCCTGGAGGCAGGCCCGCCTCTTTCCGGTGTCGGCGCTCAAGAACGACCGGGACCGGGAGACGCGGGCCACGTCGGTGCTGTTGTCGGTGATGGCCCAGGTGCCCCGGTTCGGCAGACGCATCACCGCCCCCTTCGGCGCGCCCTCGGGTCGCATGGAGACGTTCACCGAGGTCTCCCTGCCGCACGGGGACACGCCCCGGCGCCCCGACGGGGTGATCCGCGTCGAGCGTGCCGGAAAGCTGTGGACGGCGCTCGTCGAGACCAAGACCAACGGCAATCCCCTGAAGTCCGACCAGGTGCAGGCCTACATGGACATCGCGGCCCGGCGCGGCTACGAGGCCGTGATCACCCTGTCGAACGACGTGGCGCTGGAGGGCAGCCCGCTGGTCGACGTGAAGATCGACCGGCGGCGCAAGCACCAGGTGGCGCTCTGGCACCTGTCCTGGGCCGAAGTGGCCCACCAGGCCCAGATGCTGATCCGGCACGAAGGCGTCGGCAACGCGGCACGCACCTGGTTGCTCCAAGACCTGCTGCACTACCTCCAGCACGACAACTCCGGTTGCCACGGCTTCCAGAACATGGGCGCGGCGTGGGTGCCCGTACGCAACGGGATCAACGACGAGACCCTCTGCCAGGGTGACCCACGCTCCCTGGAGGTCGTGGAGAGCTGGGAGCGGCTCATCCGGCAGGTGTGCCTGCGACTCGGCGGCGAACTCGGGCAGAAGGTGCTGCCCGCCCAGCGCACCCGGCGCGGCACCGACCCCGGGGCCCGCCGCGCCCGCCTGGCGGATCAACTGTGCCTGGAGGGCAGGCTCCAGGCCGAGCTGCGTGTCGAGGGGGCGCCCGGGCTGCTCAGCATCAGCGCGGACCTGCGTACCGCGAAGCTGCGCACGTCCGTGGAGATCCCGGCACCCGAGCAGGGCTACCCCCTGACCTGGGCCAAGCGCCTGGTCCGTCGTCTCGCCGAGGCGCCGGCGGACCTGCACGTGGAGACTCTGGTGGAGGGCGGGACGGGCGGCCCGAGGGGCACGCTGGAGCGGCTGCGTCCCGAACCGGCGGATCTGCTCCCCAAGGACGGCTCCACCCGCATCACCGGATTCCGGCTGTCTCTCTTCAAGGGCATGGGAAGCGGCCGCGGCAGCGCGGAGTCCGGATTCATCCGCAGTGTCGACGACGCCGTGCACCGCTTCCACACCTCGGTGGTGGTCCACCTGGACGCTCCCGCCCCCGGGCGCACGGCCGCGAAGGAGCGCGCCGCGGTGTGACACCGGGGCGGTGGTGATCGTCGCCGGAGGTACCGGCCCGGTCACCGCCGCGCCCGCATCACCCCCAGCTCCCCCCGCAACCGCTGCGCCCGCAGCACCAGTTCCAGTTCGAAGCGGCGGTCGGGGTTGTCGATCTCGTCGCCCCACAGTTCGCGGATCTGGCGCAGGCGGTAGCGGACCGTCTGGGGGTGGACGCCGAGGCGGGTGGCGACCTCCGGGGCGCCGCCGCGGGTTTCCAGCCAGGCCAGGAGGGTTTCGGCGAGGCGGCGGCCGTGGGTGGGGCCGCAGTGCGTCAGGGGGGCCAGGCACCTCAGGGCCAGGTCGTCGATGAGTTCCTCGGGTTGGAGGAGGACCAGGGCCTCGGTGTGTTCGGTGCAGTAGAGGACCTCGCCGGAGGGCAGGAGGCTTCGTTCCATCAGGCGCACCG
This is a stretch of genomic DNA from Streptomyces hawaiiensis. It encodes these proteins:
- a CDS encoding TerD family protein, whose amino-acid sequence is MTMGSNVSLTALSENVGSAIVSLGWSSPTGEGDADVSVLLLDGHGKVRSDADFYFYNNPVAADGSVQLLGKEPTGDGSEDRISFDLTAVPAEVERIVVAASRYEGARFGELDDLKVTLADAVGESLLRFVIEDAGQVSAIIFGELYRRGEEWKFRAVGQGYESGLAGLATDFGVDIEDDEAESGTEAAQEPEAGTPDAPPPATLDAVPAPRPPAEEEAAPKKRAARPRTAKKRVTPPRAPAQSLAENESWRQARLFPVSALKNDRDRETRATSVLLSVMAQVPRFGRRITAPFGAPSGRMETFTEVSLPHGDTPRRPDGVIRVERAGKLWTALVETKTNGNPLKSDQVQAYMDIAARRGYEAVITLSNDVALEGSPLVDVKIDRRRKHQVALWHLSWAEVAHQAQMLIRHEGVGNAARTWLLQDLLHYLQHDNSGCHGFQNMGAAWVPVRNGINDETLCQGDPRSLEVVESWERLIRQVCLRLGGELGQKVLPAQRTRRGTDPGARRARLADQLCLEGRLQAELRVEGAPGLLSISADLRTAKLRTSVEIPAPEQGYPLTWAKRLVRRLAEAPADLHVETLVEGGTGGPRGTLERLRPEPADLLPKDGSTRITGFRLSLFKGMGSGRGSAESGFIRSVDDAVHRFHTSVVVHLDAPAPGRTAAKERAAV